From Acidimicrobiales bacterium:
GACGTGGGCGGCGGCGTCCGGTGGACGGCGTTCCTCGTCGTGCCGGCGGCGGCCCTGCTGGCCGTGGCCGCGGCGCCGGCGCTCGCCCTCGTCCGCCTGGGCGCGCTCGACGCCGACGGCGCCCGCCTCGTCGCCGCCGTCCTCGCCGCCTACGCCCTCGGCCTGCCCGGCTACGGGCTCTCGTTCCTGCTCACCCGGGCCTGCTACGCCCTCGACGACGTGCGCTGGCCGACGTATGTGAACCTGGCCGTCGCCGCCGGGGCCACCGTGCTGATGGTCGCCCTCCAGGCCGCCGTGGACGGAGACACGAGGGTGGTCGTGCTGGGCATCGCCCACACGGTCGCCGCCACGGCCGGCGCCGTCGCCCTGCACGGGCGGGTGCGGGCGCTGCTCGGCCGGCCCGTGCCGGTGGCCGGGGCGCTGGCCCGCGACGCCGCGCTGGCGGCGGCGGCCGCCCTGGCCGCCTGGGCCGTGGTCGAGGCGGTCGGGTGGGGGACCCGGGGGTCGGCGGCCGTCGCCCTCGCCGGCGCCGCCGCCGTCGGCGGGGCGGCCTATCTCGGCGGCGCCCTCCTCACCGGCGCGCCCGAGGTCCGCCACCCCCGCCGCGCCCTGGCCAGGGGAGGGGCGGCATGAGCGGGGCGACGGGCATGGACGGGGACGGGCGGCCGGTCGTCGTCGCCGTCGTGCCGGCCAAGGACAGCGAGGCCTCCGTCGGCGCCACCGTCCGGGCCCTGCTCGCCATCCCCGCCGTCACCCGGGTGGTGGTGGTCGACGACGGCTCCACGGACGGCTCGGCCGCCGCCGCCAGCGCGGCCGGCGCCGACGTGCTCGTCCTGCCCCGCAACCTCGGCAAGGGCGGCGCCGTCGCCGCCGGCGTGGACGCCAGCCCCGACGCCGACGTCCACCTCCTCATCGACGCCGACCTGGGCGAGTCGGCGGCCGGCGCGGCGACCCTGCTCGGCCCCGTCCTGGCCGGCGACGCCGACCTCACCATCGCCGTCCTCCCGTCGGCCGGGCGCAAGGGCGGCTTCCGCACCGTCGTGAACGTCGCCACCGCCGGCATCCGCCGGGCCACCGGGCGCACGGTGCGGGCGCCGCTGTCCGGCCAGCGGGCGGTCCGGTCCGAGCTGCTGCGCTCGCTCGACCTCGCGCCCCGCTTCGGCCTCGAGGTCGGCATGACGATCGACGCCGTGCGGGCCGGCGCCCGGGTGGTCGAGGTCGACGTGCCGACCATCACCCACCGCCACACGGGCCGGCGACCGGCCGGGTTCGCCCACCGGGGCCGGCAGGGGGTCGACGTGCTGCGGGCGCTGTGGCCCCGCCTCACCTCCAGGGCGCTCCGCGTCGGCCTGATCGGGGTGGTGACCGTCCTCGTGCTCGGCCTGCTGGTCGCCTCGGGGTCGGCCAGCCGGCCGTCGAGCCGGGCGGCGACGGCCGGGGCCGACCGGGTGGTGGTCGTCGGCATCCCCCGCCTCGGCATCGACGACCTCACCTCCGAGCGCACCCCCGAGCTGCTGGCCCTCGCCCGGCGGGGGGCGATGGCGAACGCCAGCGTGCGCACCCTGTCGACCCGGCCGTCCGCCGTCGAGGCCTACGCCACCCTCGGCGCCGGCACCCGGGTCGAGTCGCCACCCCAGGCCGAGAACGCCCGGATGGCCGAGGACCCGGTGGAGGGGGCGACGGCCAGGGAGGCCCTCGAACGGCGGACGGGGGAGCCGGCGCCGGGTGAGGTCGTCGTGCTCGGCGCGCCGGCCGCCATCACCGGCGCGGGGGACGAGGTCAGCAGCCTGCCCGGCGCGCTGGGCGACGCCCTGCACGCCGCCGGGCTCCGCACGGCGGTCGTCGGCGTGGGCGACACCGTCGACCCGAGCGGCAACGTCGTCGTCCGGCGGCCGGCCGGCGTGGCCGTCATGGACGGCGCCGGGTCGGTGGACCTCGGCTCGGTCGACGGGTCGTCCCTGCTCGTCGACGACCCGGCCGCGCCGTTCGGGATCAGGGCCGACGCCGGGTCCGTGCTCGCCGCCGTCGACGCCGCGCTGACCGGCGCCGAGGTCGTCGTCGTCGACCCCGGCGACACCGAGCGGGCCGCCGCCCTCGAGCCCGAGGCCCTGCCCGACCAGGCAGCCGCGGCCCGCACCGCCGCCATCCGCCGCACGGACGCCCTCGTCGGCGACCTCGCCGACCGGCTCCCCGACGGCACCCTGCTCCTCGTCGTCGGCCTCACCCCGCCGACCGGCACGTGGGAGCTCACGCCCGTCGTCGCCGCCGGGGCCGGTGTCGTCCCCGGCTACCTCCACTCGACGTCGACCAACCGCCTCGGGCTTGTCACCCTCACCGACCTGGCGCCCACGATCCTCACCGCCCTCGGCGTGCCCGTGCCGTCGGGGATGATCGGCGCGCCGCTGCGCTACCACGGCGGCACCGTCGACCTCGCCGGCCTCCGCGAGCAGAACGACGTCGCCGGCGGCCGGGAGGAGGCCTACTTCCCGATGGCGCTGACGTTCATCGTCGTGCAGGCGCTCTCCTACGTGTTGGCCGCCGTCGTCCTCGCCCAGGGCCGGCCGCCGACCAGGGTCGGGCGGGCGCTGCGCCTGCTCGTGCTCGTGTTCGCGGCCTGGCCGCTGGCCACGTTCGTGCTGAGGGCGATCCCGGGCGTCAACCGGATGGGCGCGCCGAGCCACGCCGTGCTCGTCGCCATCGCCCTCGCCCTCGCGCTGGTCGCCAGCCGCGCCCGCCGCCACGCGCTGAGCCCGCTCGGCTGGACGTGCGGGGTGACGGTGGCCGTCCTCGTGGTCGACGTGGCCACCGGCGCCCGGCTCCAGATGTCGAGCGTGCTCGGCTACTCGCCGCACACCGCGGCCCGCTACACCGGGTTCGGGAACACGGCGTTCGCCGTGCTCGGGGCGACGGCCGTGCTCGCCGCGGCCATCCACGTCGCGCACGCGCCCCGCCGCCGGGAGGCGCTGGTGACGGCGGCCGGGCTGCTCGTGGTCGTCCTCGTCGCCGACGGGGCGCCGATGCTCGGCAACGACGTCGGCGGGATCCTCACCCTGGTCCCGGTGTTCGCGCTGACCTGGTACGTGCTGAGCGGGCGGCGGCTGACGTGGCGGGCGGTCGGCATCGCCGTCGCCGTCACCGTGCTGGCCCTCGTGGCGGCGACGGCCGTCGACCTGCTGCGGCCGGCCGACGAGCGCACCCACCTCGGCCGGTTCGTCACCGACGTCGGCGACGACGAGGGCACATTCCTCACGACCGTCACCCGCAAGTGGGAGACCAACGTCCGGGTCTTCGGGGC
This genomic window contains:
- a CDS encoding glycosyltransferase, giving the protein MSGATGMDGDGRPVVVAVVPAKDSEASVGATVRALLAIPAVTRVVVVDDGSTDGSAAAASAAGADVLVLPRNLGKGGAVAAGVDASPDADVHLLIDADLGESAAGAATLLGPVLAGDADLTIAVLPSAGRKGGFRTVVNVATAGIRRATGRTVRAPLSGQRAVRSELLRSLDLAPRFGLEVGMTIDAVRAGARVVEVDVPTITHRHTGRRPAGFAHRGRQGVDVLRALWPRLTSRALRVGLIGVVTVLVLGLLVASGSASRPSSRAATAGADRVVVVGIPRLGIDDLTSERTPELLALARRGAMANASVRTLSTRPSAVEAYATLGAGTRVESPPQAENARMAEDPVEGATAREALERRTGEPAPGEVVVLGAPAAITGAGDEVSSLPGALGDALHAAGLRTAVVGVGDTVDPSGNVVVRRPAGVAVMDGAGSVDLGSVDGSSLLVDDPAAPFGIRADAGSVLAAVDAALTGAEVVVVDPGDTERAAALEPEALPDQAAAARTAAIRRTDALVGDLADRLPDGTLLLVVGLTPPTGTWELTPVVAAGAGVVPGYLHSTSTNRLGLVTLTDLAPTILTALGVPVPSGMIGAPLRYHGGTVDLAGLREQNDVAGGREEAYFPMALTFIVVQALSYVLAAVVLAQGRPPTRVGRALRLLVLVFAAWPLATFVLRAIPGVNRMGAPSHAVLVAIALALALVASRARRHALSPLGWTCGVTVAVLVVDVATGARLQMSSVLGYSPHTAARYTGFGNTAFAVLGATAVLAAAIHVAHAPRRREALVTAAGLLVVVLVADGAPMLGNDVGGILTLVPVFALTWYVLSGRRLTWRAVGIAVAVTVLALVAATAVDLLRPADERTHLGRFVTDVGDDEGTFLTTVTRKWETNVRVFGATIWTWMVPIAAGFMIYVLVVARGWRRLLPPRSALRAGVVGTLAAGVIGWLVNDSGVVVTALMFVYVGPYLTLLALARDRDGPVWMAAAPAVAGPATGVGAPAAAVAGA